CCTGCGAAAATATTAAACTCAGTAAAAAAACAAAAAAGGCATCGGATATGCTTGATATATTTAAAGAGCCTGAAATTTTTGCAAATGCTTCTGAAATCATACGCAAGGCACAAATTATCCGGGCTAAAAGAAGGGATAAAAAAGAGATGATTCTCTTTCTGGCGGTATCATTTGCTTTTGTATTTTTGCTTGCCGCAGCTGCCTTTATCGACATTAAAACGGTAATCGCTGTGGAATGTGCCGTATATTTTGTATTGCCTTTAGCGGCGGTACCTGCGATGGTTCTGAGAAAAGGCGGAATCGAGGTGCGAAAATGAAATATTATATGATCATATTGCTGGCTCTGCTTGTCATATTGCAGGCAGCATGGATTTTTACAGATGCTAAAAGGAGATATGAAAGGTATTACTGGCTGTGGGGTTTGTTCGGGCTTTTGAATGTTCCGTCGTCTCTGATAATATATCTTATCGTGACGAGGCATGGAAACACGACATGCGGAAAATGCGGCGCATCGGTACCGAATAGTTTTAAATATTGTCCAAATTGCGGCAGCAGTTTAAAAAAATTGGTATGCCCCAACTGCGGCATGCCGGTCAATAGAAAATGGATATATTGTCCGAATTGTTCAAGAAAATTAAAGGAGGGATGATCCATGTTTGATAATCTCAGCGCACTGGAAATAATAAAGCTATTAATGCCGTTATTGATAATACAGCTTGCGCTTATGATATTTTCAATGTACAGGCTTTTTAAGGACAAGGCAAAATATCTGCCCAAGTGGGCATGGTTTCTGATAATACTGCTTGGCGAAATCATAGGCTCCCTTGCATTTCTTATATTCGGAAGGGAGAAAGATTAGCATGATAGAAGTCAGGAACTTGACAAAGAGGTATGGCACAATCGAAGTTTTAAAAAATATAAGCTTCAAAATAGAGTCCGGGTCCATTTATGGTTTTTTAGGAAGAAACGGTGCGGGCAAAACGACTACGATGAATATACTCACAGGCCTTTCAGGCTATGATGCAGGAGAAATACTGGTGGATAATATGAATCTTGGTGCAATCAGAAGGAAGATAGGCGGAAAAATAGGATATCTTCCGGAAAATCCGGCTTTTTACAATTATATGAACCCTGTGGAATATTTAAGCTTTATCGCAGACATAAGAGGCATGAAAAATAAAGACAGTCAAATAGGAAAACTGCTGGAGATTGTAAATTTGAAAGATGCCGCAAAAAAGAGGATAGGCCGGTATTCGAGGGGGATGAGGCAGAGGCTTGGGATAGCTTCGGCTCTATTGGGCGATCCTGAGATAGTATTTTTGGATGAGCCTACATCTGCATTGGACCCTGAGGGAAGGCTCGATGTTCTGGACATGATTCTGAAATTAAAAAAGCAGGGAAAGACGGTTTTCCTGTCGACTCATATATTGAATGATGCAGAAAGAGTGTGCGATCATCTGAGCATTATCGATAAAGGCAAAATAATCATATCCGCAAGCTTGGATGAGCTAAAAAAGAAGTACACGCTGCCCATATATGATATTGAATTTGAAAAAGCTTGTGGAGAAATAAAAGACAAGTTTTCTGATATAAGCTGGATAGACAGCATAAAAGTAAAGAACAATACCGCAAGCATTTATGTTAATGATATCGACAAGGCCAAGTCAAGGCTTATCTATGAAACAGAAAGGCTGAACAACCCCGTAATCTCATTCAGGATAAGGGAAAGCAGCCTGGAAGATATATTTATAAGGATGGTGAAGCATGATGCCGAAATTTAAGGCATATTTCAAAAAGGAGATAATCGAATCCGTAAGGCAGTATAAATATATTATAATGGCCGCCGGTATCATATTGTTTGCCATAGCCGACCCTATCATGCTTAAGGTCTTGCCCGAAATGCTTAAAGGCCAGCTTTCCGGTGATATAAGCTCGCTTATCAAGATAGATTTTAATATGGCTGTGCAAAACTATATAAAAGACCTAAGCCAGATATCGTATTTCATAGTAATACTGGCGCTGATGGGAATACTAAGCGATGAGATCTACAAGCATAAGCTTGTTTTTCCATACACAAAGGGCCTAAACCCCGCCGCATTGGTATTATCGAAAGTGCTGCATTATTCTATTGCACTTGTAATATTGATATTTGCCGGTTTTGCAATAAATTATTATTATGCATACACTCTATTTGAAGGGAATGTTATTCCTTTCAGCAAGGTAATGTCATATGCTATGTATATTTCGATCTATTATGTATACACAGTGGTATTGCTTACATTTTTTAGCAGCCTGTTTAAAAAGTCCATACTTGCTGTAATATCACTGCTGGTTGTCGATGCTATATCCGCCGCACTTATGAATATTTCAAAAATATCCGCTTTTATTCCTGCAAGGCTTCTTTCCGTGGCAGGCACGCCTGATATGGCAGATATAACAAAAACAATCGTTTCAGTTGCAATATTATGCATAATATTCTTTACCGCAACAGTGATCAGAATGAATAGAATTGAAAACTTATGACACCAGATGGGAAAAATCAAATGGTAGGCATAAATCACAATACAGATGCACATAACAAAAACAAGTCCGGTTAAGGTTTTAATCTTAAGGAGGACTTGTTTCTGCTTAAAGCTTTTTTACTGCCCTTATCGAGGGATTCCCTCAAACAATCTTCAATAACATCGGCAGTAATT
This genomic stretch from Clostridiales bacterium harbors:
- a CDS encoding zinc ribbon domain-containing protein, producing the protein MKYYMIILLALLVILQAAWIFTDAKRRYERYYWLWGLFGLLNVPSSLIIYLIVTRHGNTTCGKCGASVPNSFKYCPNCGSSLKKLVCPNCGMPVNRKWIYCPNCSRKLKEG
- a CDS encoding PLDc N-terminal domain-containing protein; this encodes MFDNLSALEIIKLLMPLLIIQLALMIFSMYRLFKDKAKYLPKWAWFLIILLGEIIGSLAFLIFGREKD
- a CDS encoding ABC transporter ATP-binding protein, which codes for MIEVRNLTKRYGTIEVLKNISFKIESGSIYGFLGRNGAGKTTTMNILTGLSGYDAGEILVDNMNLGAIRRKIGGKIGYLPENPAFYNYMNPVEYLSFIADIRGMKNKDSQIGKLLEIVNLKDAAKKRIGRYSRGMRQRLGIASALLGDPEIVFLDEPTSALDPEGRLDVLDMILKLKKQGKTVFLSTHILNDAERVCDHLSIIDKGKIIISASLDELKKKYTLPIYDIEFEKACGEIKDKFSDISWIDSIKVKNNTASIYVNDIDKAKSRLIYETERLNNPVISFRIRESSLEDIFIRMVKHDAEI